One region of Microbacterium sufflavum genomic DNA includes:
- a CDS encoding fasciclin domain-containing protein, protein MFSTKKKVTAAVTLGLASAFLLSACSMGSGSTTEESSEPKAPETSESTPMEMDPAANLVGPGCAAYAEEVPDGAGSIQGMSQDPVAVAASNNPMLTTLVAAVSGQLNPDVNLVDTLNGDEFTVFAPVDDAFAKIDPATIEALKTDSATLTSILTYHVVPGQIEPADIAGMHTTVQGADLEVTGSGDQWMVNDANVICGGVQTANATVYLIDSVLMPPAQ, encoded by the coding sequence ATGTTCAGCACCAAGAAGAAGGTCACCGCAGCAGTCACCCTGGGTCTGGCGAGCGCATTCCTGCTCTCCGCGTGTTCCATGGGCAGCGGCAGCACGACGGAGGAGTCGTCGGAGCCGAAGGCCCCCGAGACGTCGGAGTCGACGCCGATGGAGATGGACCCCGCCGCGAACCTCGTGGGCCCGGGCTGCGCGGCCTACGCCGAAGAGGTCCCGGACGGCGCCGGTTCCATCCAGGGCATGTCGCAGGACCCGGTCGCGGTCGCCGCGTCGAACAACCCGATGCTGACCACGCTGGTGGCCGCGGTGAGCGGCCAGCTCAACCCCGACGTGAACCTGGTCGACACGCTCAACGGTGACGAGTTCACCGTGTTCGCGCCGGTCGACGACGCGTTCGCGAAGATCGACCCCGCCACGATCGAGGCCCTGAAGACCGACAGCGCGACGCTGACGTCGATCCTCACCTACCACGTGGTGCCCGGCCAGATCGAGCCGGCCGACATCGCCGGCATGCACACGACCGTGCAGGGCGCGGACCTCGAGGTGACCGGCAGCGGTGACCAGTGGATGGTCAACGACGCCAACGTCATCTGCGGCGGCGTGCAGACCGCGAACGCGACCGTGTACCTGATCGACTCGGTCCTGATGCCCCCGGCGCAGTAA
- a CDS encoding type 1 glutamine amidotransferase domain-containing protein has translation MTLSGNRVAFLATDGFEDSELTSPWEAVTAEGASATMIAPDGAAITGKNGHEQAVDLAAADASADQFDALVLPGGVVNADHLRMDEASIALARSFFEQHKPVGVICHGAWILIEAGVVDGRTLTSYPSLKTDLRNAGASWVDEEVVVDEGLVSSRTPDDLPAFNAKLVEEIGEGKHAGQTA, from the coding sequence ATGACTCTCAGCGGAAACCGCGTGGCGTTCCTGGCGACCGACGGCTTCGAGGACAGCGAGCTGACCAGCCCGTGGGAGGCCGTGACCGCGGAGGGCGCGAGCGCGACCATGATCGCCCCCGACGGCGCCGCCATCACCGGCAAGAACGGTCACGAGCAGGCGGTCGACCTGGCCGCGGCCGATGCCTCCGCCGACCAGTTCGACGCGCTCGTCCTCCCGGGCGGCGTGGTGAACGCCGACCACCTGCGCATGGACGAGGCGTCCATCGCACTCGCCCGCTCCTTCTTCGAGCAGCACAAGCCGGTCGGGGTGATCTGCCACGGCGCCTGGATCCTGATCGAGGCGGGCGTGGTCGACGGCCGCACCCTCACGAGCTACCCCAGCCTGAAGACCGACCTGCGCAACGCGGGCGCGAGCTGGGTGGACGAGGAGGTCGTGGTCGACGAGGGCCTCGTCTCCAGCCGCACCCCCGACGACCTCCCCGCCTTCAACGCGAAGCTGGTCGAGGAGATCGGCGAGGGCAAGCACGCGGGACAGACCGCCTGA
- a CDS encoding isochorismatase family protein — MSRALLIVDVQNDFTEGGALAVEGGDAVAEAVSAFLTVHAADYDVILASRDWHDADGDNGGHFSGSPDFVDTWPAHCVAGTAGADYDPLLDTTAVTHHVRKGQGVPAYSLFEGITDDGDTAGAVLSAAGVVSADVVGIATDHCVRASALDAIAHGVRVRVLTDLIAGVAAPSSEAALAELVHAGAVLAESGDA; from the coding sequence ATGAGCAGAGCACTCCTCATCGTCGACGTCCAGAACGACTTCACGGAGGGCGGGGCGCTCGCGGTGGAGGGGGGAGACGCGGTCGCCGAGGCCGTCTCCGCCTTTCTCACCGTGCACGCGGCCGACTACGACGTGATCCTCGCCTCCCGCGACTGGCACGATGCGGACGGCGACAACGGCGGACACTTCTCCGGCTCGCCCGACTTCGTCGACACGTGGCCGGCCCATTGCGTCGCGGGCACGGCGGGCGCGGACTACGACCCGCTGCTCGACACGACCGCGGTCACCCACCACGTCCGCAAGGGGCAGGGTGTGCCCGCGTATTCGCTGTTCGAGGGAATCACCGACGACGGCGACACCGCCGGGGCCGTGCTCTCGGCCGCCGGAGTCGTGTCGGCCGATGTCGTCGGCATCGCGACGGACCACTGCGTGCGCGCCTCCGCGCTGGATGCCATCGCGCACGGCGTGCGGGTCCGCGTCCTCACCGACCTGATCGCCGGGGTGGCCGCGCCCTCGAGCGAGGCTGCGCTGGCCGAGCTCGTGCACGCCGGCGCGGTGCTGGCCGAGAGCGGCGACGCGTGA
- a CDS encoding MerR family DNA-binding transcriptional regulator produces the protein MLIGEVAARSGISARMLRHYDRIGLLSPSERTAGGYRDYSDADLRRLFHIENLRSLGLPLADIPAALADDARAPSDTIERLLHRTRARLAVLTELAERLEQVRSGEPRDWSDALRMVELLRGLEAPDASARQTLALTADADHASTAVLVAAVLREDDLNTAGALLWAVARSGDDAVPTLERGLHDAEAARRHRAMRALEKLDTPRARAALGAPIEHLDREIAAAAARARGRFGDTAVIPRLVADVAAGVDDVAAAEVLERLAEDPAAARTVAEHVQRAADGASVVARRRLAAALAGVRGLSADEALGGFARDEDRGVALTASALLARRT, from the coding sequence GTGCTGATCGGCGAGGTCGCGGCGCGCTCGGGCATCAGCGCGCGCATGCTGCGGCACTACGACCGCATCGGCCTGCTGTCGCCCAGCGAACGCACCGCGGGCGGGTACCGGGACTACTCGGACGCGGATCTTCGCCGGCTGTTCCACATCGAGAACCTGCGCTCGCTCGGCCTCCCGCTCGCGGACATCCCCGCAGCTCTCGCGGACGACGCCCGCGCGCCGTCCGACACGATCGAGCGGCTCCTGCATCGCACGCGCGCGCGGCTCGCGGTGCTCACCGAGCTGGCGGAGCGCCTCGAACAGGTGCGGTCGGGCGAGCCGCGGGACTGGTCCGACGCCCTGCGCATGGTGGAGCTCCTGCGGGGCCTGGAGGCGCCGGACGCGTCCGCGCGGCAGACGCTCGCCCTCACCGCGGACGCCGACCACGCGTCCACGGCCGTCCTCGTCGCGGCGGTGCTGCGGGAGGACGACCTCAACACCGCCGGGGCCCTGCTGTGGGCGGTCGCGCGGTCCGGGGACGATGCCGTGCCGACGCTGGAGCGAGGACTGCACGACGCCGAGGCCGCGCGTCGTCACCGCGCGATGCGCGCGCTGGAGAAGCTCGACACACCACGGGCGCGGGCCGCCCTCGGCGCGCCGATCGAGCACCTCGACCGGGAGATCGCGGCCGCGGCCGCCCGAGCGCGGGGCCGCTTCGGGGACACGGCTGTGATTCCCCGGCTGGTGGCGGACGTGGCAGCCGGGGTCGACGACGTCGCCGCCGCGGAGGTGCTCGAACGACTCGCGGAAGACCCCGCAGCCGCGCGGACCGTGGCCGAGCACGTGCAGCGTGCCGCCGACGGCGCCTCGGTCGTCGCGCGTCGCCGGCTCGCCGCCGCGCTGGCGGGGGTTCGTGGCCTGAGCGCGGACGAGGCCCTGGGCGGATTCGCACGGGATGAGGATCGCGGGGTGGCGCTCACGGCGTCCGCGCTCCTGGCACGGCGCACCTAG
- the tmk gene encoding dTMP kinase, which produces MTASRGAWITLEGGDGSGKTTQANVLADWLEQSGRTVVRTREPGGSEVGTLIREIVLHHRGDIAPRAEALLYAADRAHHVATVVRPALARGEVVLQDRYLDSSVAYQGAGRVLDPAEVRDLSLWAAEGALPDLTVLLDLDPAAARTRLDSADKPFDRLEAEQAEFHERVREAYLDLAAAEPERFLVLDAAQQPEAIAERIRARVAELLD; this is translated from the coding sequence GTGACCGCGAGCCGGGGCGCCTGGATCACTCTCGAAGGCGGGGACGGCTCGGGCAAGACCACTCAGGCGAACGTTCTCGCCGACTGGCTGGAGCAGAGCGGGCGCACCGTGGTGCGCACCAGGGAGCCGGGGGGATCCGAGGTCGGCACGCTGATCCGCGAGATCGTGTTGCACCACCGCGGGGACATCGCGCCGCGCGCCGAGGCCCTCCTGTACGCCGCCGATCGGGCGCATCACGTCGCGACGGTCGTGCGCCCGGCGCTCGCGCGCGGTGAGGTCGTGCTGCAGGACCGCTACCTCGACTCGTCCGTCGCCTACCAGGGTGCCGGTCGGGTGCTCGACCCGGCCGAGGTGCGGGACCTGTCGCTGTGGGCGGCCGAGGGCGCACTTCCCGATCTCACGGTGCTGCTCGACCTCGACCCCGCCGCGGCGCGCACCCGACTCGACTCGGCCGACAAGCCCTTCGACCGCCTCGAGGCCGAGCAGGCCGAGTTCCACGAGCGCGTGCGCGAGGCCTACCTCGACCTGGCCGCCGCGGAGCCGGAGCGCTTCCTCGTGCTCGATGCCGCACAGCAGCCCGAGGCGATCGCGGAACGGATCCGAGCTCGCGTCGCTGAGCTCCTGGACTGA
- a CDS encoding DUF1697 domain-containing protein — translation MSRSVLLLRAVNVSGRNSVPMARLREVLEERTELAAVSTYIASGNILCATPDDPEAARATVRRLIAEEFGVDTPVIHRTHAELVATAAAQPFPDGEARYVHAMFLEGPPAPGAVAALEQRLVPGERIALVGQDLWIDYAEGGVHSTKLTTSVLNRALGVAGTARNLRTTQKLIDLTA, via the coding sequence GTGAGTCGCAGCGTCCTGCTGCTGCGCGCGGTCAACGTGAGCGGGCGCAACAGCGTGCCGATGGCGCGACTGCGCGAGGTGCTGGAGGAGCGGACGGAGCTCGCCGCCGTGTCGACCTACATCGCCAGCGGCAACATCCTCTGCGCGACGCCCGACGACCCCGAGGCGGCCCGCGCGACGGTGCGCCGCCTGATCGCGGAGGAGTTCGGCGTCGACACGCCCGTCATCCACCGCACGCACGCGGAGCTCGTGGCGACGGCGGCCGCGCAGCCGTTCCCCGACGGCGAGGCGAGGTACGTGCACGCGATGTTCCTGGAGGGGCCGCCCGCGCCGGGTGCGGTCGCGGCGCTCGAGCAGCGACTCGTGCCAGGGGAGCGGATCGCGCTGGTGGGTCAGGACCTGTGGATCGATTACGCCGAGGGCGGCGTGCACTCCACGAAGCTCACCACGAGCGTGCTCAACCGTGCCCTGGGGGTGGCCGGAACCGCCCGCAACCTGCGCACCACGCAGAAGCTCATCGACCTCACGGCCTGA
- a CDS encoding alpha/beta hydrolase — protein MNTRPLSRLRRAAALIAGLAVASVALSGCLYAMIPEQSARPAGEKEPDTEGVAADLLPYYSQKLDWTECGTGFECTDVTAPLDWENPGSGEIQLAVVRHRAEGTAVGSLLTNPGGPGASGVDLVLSSLGYAVGPALVENYDVIGFDPRGVGGSTAVTCYDDAEMDDYLYGIPEAQRGSAKWEQELLDGHRAFAEACDANSDGILPYITTVNAARDMDLIRAVLGDKQLNYLGYSYGTFLGATYAQLYPEKAGRLVLDGAIDPAVPGLEVGATQALGFESALRAYMQNCLDSGNCPFSGSVDEAMADLGALLASADRTPLENGDGRLMGADALMTAIIAALYSQDSWDYLTQALEEALQGDPTTAFVLADFYNGRENGTYIDNSSEAFRAYNCMDYPVEDDPAAEAAITAKIAEGAPTIAPYWTGPDPCEVWPYPPTGTRGEIAAEGAGPIVVVGTTNDPATPYEWSESLANQLEEGVLITRVGEGHTGYNKGNTCVDEAVEGFLLDDVVPEDGLRCE, from the coding sequence GTGAACACTCGCCCCCTGTCGCGCCTGCGTCGCGCGGCCGCGCTCATCGCCGGACTGGCCGTCGCCTCGGTCGCCCTCTCGGGCTGCCTCTACGCGATGATCCCCGAGCAGTCGGCACGCCCGGCGGGCGAGAAGGAGCCGGACACCGAGGGTGTCGCGGCCGACCTGCTGCCCTACTACTCCCAGAAGCTGGACTGGACGGAGTGCGGCACCGGCTTCGAGTGCACCGACGTCACGGCGCCTCTCGACTGGGAGAACCCCGGCTCCGGCGAGATCCAGCTCGCGGTGGTGCGGCATCGCGCCGAGGGCACCGCGGTCGGCTCGCTCCTCACGAACCCCGGCGGGCCCGGCGCGAGCGGGGTCGACCTGGTACTCAGCAGCCTCGGCTATGCGGTCGGCCCCGCACTGGTCGAGAACTACGACGTGATCGGCTTCGACCCTCGCGGGGTGGGCGGGTCGACGGCCGTCACCTGCTACGACGACGCCGAGATGGACGACTACCTCTACGGCATCCCCGAGGCCCAGCGGGGGAGCGCCAAGTGGGAGCAGGAGCTGCTCGACGGGCATCGCGCCTTCGCTGAGGCGTGCGACGCCAACAGCGACGGCATCCTGCCGTACATCACCACGGTCAATGCGGCCCGCGACATGGACCTGATCCGCGCGGTGCTGGGAGACAAGCAGCTCAACTACCTCGGCTACTCGTACGGCACGTTCCTCGGTGCCACCTACGCCCAGCTCTACCCCGAGAAGGCCGGACGCCTCGTGCTCGACGGGGCGATCGACCCCGCCGTCCCGGGACTCGAGGTCGGGGCCACGCAGGCGCTGGGATTCGAGTCGGCGCTGCGGGCGTACATGCAGAACTGCCTCGATTCGGGCAACTGCCCGTTCAGCGGCTCGGTCGACGAGGCGATGGCCGACCTCGGAGCGCTCCTGGCCAGCGCCGACCGCACGCCCCTCGAGAACGGGGACGGACGGCTGATGGGCGCCGATGCGCTGATGACCGCGATCATCGCCGCGCTGTACTCGCAGGACAGCTGGGACTACCTCACCCAGGCCCTGGAGGAGGCGCTGCAGGGCGACCCCACGACCGCGTTCGTGCTCGCCGACTTCTACAACGGTCGGGAGAACGGCACCTACATCGACAACTCCAGCGAGGCCTTCCGCGCGTACAACTGCATGGACTATCCGGTGGAGGACGACCCGGCGGCCGAGGCGGCGATCACCGCGAAGATCGCGGAAGGGGCACCCACGATCGCGCCCTACTGGACCGGCCCGGACCCCTGCGAGGTGTGGCCCTATCCGCCGACGGGGACGCGCGGGGAGATCGCGGCGGAGGGCGCCGGTCCCATCGTCGTCGTCGGTACCACCAATGACCCGGCGACGCCGTACGAGTGGTCCGAGTCGCTCGCGAACCAGCTGGAGGAGGGCGTGCTGATCACCCGTGTGGGCGAAGGGCACACCGGCTACAACAAGGGCAACACCTGCGTCGACGAGGCCGTCGAGGGATTCCTGCTCGACGACGTGGTGCCCGAGGACGGCCTGCGCTGCGAGTGA
- a CDS encoding HEAT repeat domain-containing protein, with product MTEQHPLDPASRLRAALQSTASSARLQAALTAGTMPNPCYIDVLVEQSAVEPDFFVRDMLTWALTRHDAEPTVDRLLPELRSPVAQARSQALHTLSKIGDRRAWPAVSTELLRDDDPEVARAAWRAAAGLVPDEERPALARELATQLGRGDRELQRSLSRAIAMLDDAGTAVAAAAAHDADPAVRAHALATARLIDDPDDDFGAAIREAQRIVALQASPAPAEG from the coding sequence ATGACCGAACAGCATCCCCTCGACCCGGCGTCGCGACTGCGCGCTGCCCTGCAGTCGACCGCGTCCTCGGCGCGCCTGCAGGCCGCTCTCACGGCCGGCACCATGCCGAACCCCTGCTACATCGACGTGCTCGTCGAGCAGAGCGCGGTGGAGCCCGACTTCTTCGTGCGCGACATGCTCACGTGGGCACTCACCCGACACGACGCTGAGCCGACCGTGGACCGTCTCCTGCCGGAGCTGCGGTCACCCGTGGCGCAGGCCAGGAGCCAGGCCCTGCACACGCTGTCGAAGATCGGCGACCGTCGCGCCTGGCCCGCGGTGTCGACCGAGCTGCTGCGCGACGACGACCCCGAGGTCGCACGCGCGGCGTGGCGCGCCGCGGCGGGGCTCGTGCCGGACGAGGAGCGGCCGGCGCTCGCGCGGGAGCTGGCGACCCAGCTCGGGCGCGGCGACCGGGAGCTGCAGCGCAGCCTCAGTCGGGCCATCGCGATGCTCGACGACGCCGGGACCGCCGTGGCCGCCGCTGCCGCACACGACGCCGACCCCGCCGTGCGCGCGCATGCCCTGGCGACCGCGCGGCTGATCGACGACCCCGACGACGACTTCGGCGCGGCGATCCGAGAGGCGCAGCGGATCGTGGCGCTGCAGGCGTCTCCCGCTCCCGCGGAGGGCTGA
- a CDS encoding DNA polymerase III subunit delta', whose protein sequence is MPPTLAPAFPWADVWGQDAAVDTLRAAAADPSALSHAWLITGPPGSGRSTLAYAFAAALIAEGPDDEATMRQVLAGTHPDVTALRTDKVIITIAEARSLVERSYFAPSAGRYRVIVVEDADRMVERTSNVLLKALEEPPEQTVWILCAPSEADLLPTIRSRVRSLRLREPDVADVARLISLRTGVDEAVAEQAARHAQRHIGMAQRLATDDAARRRREETLRAVIGVRGVNDAVDVAGRIIQAATEDAKALTAERDANERAALLRTVGVAEGQAVPPALRPQVSALEDEQKKRATRSLRDGIDRVLTDMQSLFRDVVMLQFGRSDDLINSELRPELVDLAAAWPVARTLVVLDHLAETRQSLERNVAPLLALESLLVTVTSGRKP, encoded by the coding sequence ATGCCCCCGACTCTCGCCCCCGCATTCCCCTGGGCGGACGTCTGGGGCCAGGACGCGGCGGTCGACACGCTGCGCGCGGCGGCAGCCGATCCGTCGGCCCTGTCCCACGCCTGGCTGATCACCGGCCCGCCGGGGTCGGGGCGGTCGACGCTCGCGTACGCGTTCGCCGCGGCGCTGATCGCCGAGGGTCCCGATGACGAGGCCACCATGCGCCAGGTCCTCGCCGGCACCCATCCCGACGTCACGGCGCTGCGCACCGACAAGGTCATCATCACGATCGCGGAGGCGCGATCCCTGGTCGAACGCTCGTACTTCGCCCCGTCCGCCGGGCGCTACCGCGTCATCGTCGTCGAAGACGCCGATCGCATGGTGGAGCGCACGTCCAACGTGCTGCTCAAGGCTCTGGAGGAGCCCCCGGAGCAGACGGTCTGGATCCTCTGCGCGCCGAGTGAGGCGGATCTGCTTCCCACCATCCGTTCACGCGTGCGGTCGCTGCGGCTGCGGGAACCCGACGTCGCCGATGTGGCACGACTCATCAGCCTCCGCACGGGGGTCGATGAGGCGGTCGCCGAGCAGGCGGCGCGTCACGCGCAGCGGCACATCGGGATGGCCCAGCGGCTCGCCACCGATGACGCCGCACGACGTCGTCGTGAAGAGACGCTGCGCGCCGTCATCGGTGTCCGCGGTGTGAACGACGCGGTCGATGTCGCCGGGCGCATCATCCAGGCGGCGACCGAAGACGCCAAGGCGCTCACGGCCGAGCGCGACGCGAACGAACGGGCCGCGCTGTTGCGCACCGTGGGCGTGGCGGAGGGGCAGGCCGTGCCACCGGCGCTCCGCCCGCAGGTGTCCGCGCTGGAGGACGAGCAGAAGAAGCGGGCCACGCGGAGTCTGCGCGACGGCATCGACCGCGTGCTCACGGACATGCAGTCGCTGTTCCGTGATGTCGTGATGCTCCAGTTCGGGCGCAGTGACGACCTCATCAACAGCGAACTGCGCCCCGAACTCGTCGATCTCGCGGCGGCATGGCCCGTCGCCCGGACCCTGGTCGTCCTCGACCACCTTGCCGAGACCCGGCAGTCGCTGGAGCGCAACGTCGCTCCGCTGCTCGCCCTGGAGAGCTTGCTCGTGACGGTCACGAGCGGGAGGAAACCGTGA
- a CDS encoding CGNR zinc finger domain-containing protein: MHLNPYGEYAVLLAASLANDWPADRQGIEERTLALGMTQTFPPADGDHAAVRAVIDDWLSIVDAPDPDERAALLNAQLAAAGAYPRLVDHDDEGWHLHYRDDVRSLPFVLRATINLGTALHLVTRGMNRLGRCEAAPCRNVVADVTRNGRQRFCSVRCANRAAVRRHRARVG; this comes from the coding sequence ATGCATCTCAACCCTTACGGCGAGTATGCCGTGCTGCTGGCCGCGTCGCTGGCCAACGACTGGCCGGCCGACCGGCAGGGCATCGAGGAGCGCACGCTCGCCCTCGGGATGACGCAGACCTTCCCGCCCGCCGACGGCGACCACGCCGCGGTGCGGGCGGTGATCGACGACTGGCTCTCCATCGTCGATGCGCCCGACCCCGACGAGCGCGCCGCCCTGCTGAACGCGCAGCTCGCCGCCGCCGGCGCCTATCCGCGACTCGTCGACCACGACGACGAGGGGTGGCACCTGCACTACCGCGACGACGTGCGGTCCCTGCCGTTCGTGCTGCGCGCGACCATCAACCTCGGCACCGCGCTGCACCTGGTCACGCGCGGCATGAACCGGCTCGGACGCTGCGAGGCCGCACCCTGCCGCAACGTGGTCGCCGATGTGACGCGCAACGGCCGCCAGCGGTTCTGCTCCGTGAGGTGCGCGAACCGGGCGGCCGTGCGGCGCCATCGGGCGCGCGTCGGGTGA
- a CDS encoding cytochrome c biogenesis protein DipZ, producing the protein MDLIIIGLLGGLITGISPCILPVLPVIFLTGGAQSAAYDGEAVPARRSRPYFVIAGLVLSFTLVTLVGSLILGLLNLPQDIIRWVGIAVLVVIGVGLIVPRFQHLLERPFQRFGQREVKNRGNGFGVGLALGAVFVPCAGPVLAAIIVAGSTGQIGVGTVLLTVSFAIGVAVPLLVFALAGRSVVERIRAFRSKERALRIAAGIAMIALAVGLVFNVPQALQRLLPDYTAPLQEQIADSEQVQDALDLGGLVNDENKDLDQCTNGATELESCGTAPSIKGIQQWLNTPDGEAIDLKDLRGQVVLIDFWAYSCINCQRSIPHVVAWDEAYRDAGLQVIGIHSPEYAFEKDPGNVAAGVRDFGIAYPVALDNTLSTWTNYRNRYWPAHYLIDADGTVRHISFGEGNYAATESMIRELLQDADPDVQLPPATDVKDETPELGSTTRETFLGSSKDVNYGGGDEYRRGEGSFSFPKDQPDDSFALDGDWTVETQYVTPTSDDGRIRLEYRAGEVRMVVAGSGEVVVRDQDGEEQTIAIDGTPRSYGLVEQGDIAKGTLTLEVPAGVEVYSFTFG; encoded by the coding sequence ATGGACCTGATCATCATCGGCCTGCTCGGCGGGCTCATCACCGGCATCTCGCCGTGCATCCTGCCCGTGCTCCCGGTGATCTTCCTCACCGGCGGCGCGCAGTCGGCGGCCTACGACGGAGAGGCGGTGCCCGCCCGGCGAAGCCGCCCGTACTTCGTGATCGCGGGCCTCGTGCTCAGCTTCACGCTGGTGACGCTCGTGGGTTCGCTGATCCTGGGTCTGCTGAACCTGCCGCAGGACATCATCCGCTGGGTGGGCATCGCGGTGCTGGTCGTGATCGGCGTCGGCCTGATCGTGCCGCGGTTCCAGCACCTCCTGGAGCGGCCGTTCCAGCGCTTCGGGCAGCGCGAGGTGAAGAACCGGGGCAACGGCTTCGGTGTCGGACTGGCCCTCGGCGCGGTGTTCGTGCCGTGCGCCGGACCGGTCCTCGCGGCGATCATCGTGGCGGGCTCGACCGGCCAGATCGGCGTGGGCACGGTGCTCCTCACGGTGTCGTTCGCGATCGGCGTGGCCGTCCCGCTGCTGGTGTTCGCGCTCGCGGGTCGCAGCGTGGTGGAGCGCATCCGCGCCTTCCGGTCGAAGGAGCGCGCACTGCGCATCGCCGCCGGCATCGCCATGATCGCACTCGCCGTGGGGCTCGTGTTCAACGTGCCGCAGGCGCTGCAGCGGCTCCTTCCCGACTACACGGCTCCGCTGCAGGAGCAGATCGCCGACTCCGAGCAGGTGCAGGACGCGCTGGACCTCGGTGGCCTGGTCAACGACGAGAACAAGGACCTCGACCAGTGCACGAACGGTGCGACCGAGCTCGAGTCCTGCGGCACTGCCCCGTCGATCAAGGGCATCCAGCAGTGGCTGAACACGCCCGACGGCGAGGCGATCGACCTGAAGGACCTGCGGGGGCAGGTCGTGCTGATCGACTTCTGGGCGTACTCGTGCATCAACTGCCAGCGGTCGATCCCGCACGTGGTGGCCTGGGACGAGGCGTACCGCGACGCCGGACTGCAGGTCATCGGGATCCACTCGCCGGAGTATGCGTTCGAGAAGGATCCGGGCAACGTCGCCGCGGGCGTGCGCGACTTCGGCATCGCGTATCCCGTCGCGCTCGACAACACCCTGTCGACCTGGACGAACTACCGCAATCGTTACTGGCCGGCGCACTACCTGATCGACGCGGACGGCACCGTGCGCCACATCTCCTTCGGCGAGGGCAACTACGCGGCGACCGAGTCGATGATCCGGGAGCTGCTGCAGGACGCGGATCCGGACGTGCAGCTGCCGCCGGCGACGGACGTGAAGGACGAGACGCCGGAGCTCGGCTCGACGACACGGGAGACCTTCCTCGGCTCGTCGAAGGACGTGAACTACGGCGGCGGGGACGAGTACCGCCGCGGTGAGGGCAGCTTCTCGTTCCCGAAGGACCAGCCCGACGACAGCTTCGCGCTGGATGGCGACTGGACGGTCGAGACGCAGTACGTGACCCCGACGAGCGACGACGGACGCATCCGCCTGGAGTATCGCGCGGGCGAGGTGCGGATGGTCGTGGCGGGCTCGGGTGAGGTCGTGGTGCGCGATCAGGACGGTGAGGAGCAGACCATCGCGATCGACGGGACGCCTCGCTCGTACGGCCTGGTCGAGCAGGGCGACATCGCGAAGGGAACGCTCACGCTCGAGGTCCCGGCCGGTGTCGA